Proteins encoded together in one Carassius auratus strain Wakin chromosome 32, ASM336829v1, whole genome shotgun sequence window:
- the LOC113051315 gene encoding sorting nexin-8, which translates to MHLGQQNPVVDGLSLKELGDSVLVEIEPRRKGLPFLKHVEYRIVSKCFQIPVQRRYADFEVFHSLLLQKFIYRMVPPLPPKRILKGVLNSISDREFNDSRRRGLQRFMTLVIRHPVLAGDELVSIFLSASSADVQNMLRDAYKKTGDEYLTSQMNLHGKVYLPEDIQNHAATNREVIANIHSSFNKLRDVAERMAQRSRENSSDLLMFGKDLSELGSDTSDLPVNATMSKAWKTQRKSLVEMSGEFGLLADKAAHQGSREEDEVVEKLNLLLEQLQSYKDLCNRHDSGVLLEHQRAFEKRGGPVATHLKYQNSFEQSESRLTQQENTIITMEMRGYFSLLCLHQETQLVFTYLPLVTSILGTFVHSQIQGHKEMGDVWGDLHPKLKDLFESANEASSRSSSQTHTSRGQKTCAIIGPAQPGQQI; encoded by the exons ATGCATCTGGGTCAGCAAAACCCTGTGGTGGATGGCCTATCCTTAAAGGAGCTGGGGGACAGTGTGCTGGTGGAGATAGAGCCTCGGAGGAAAGGACTGCCATTTCTCAAGCATGTGGAGTACCGTATTGTCAGCAAG TGTTTCCAGATCCCGGTTCAGCGCAGGTATGCTGATTTTGAGGTGTTCCATAGTCTACTACTGCAAAAGTTCATTTACAGGATGGTCCCGCCTCTGCCCCCCAAACGCATCCTTAAAGGCG TTTTGAACTCAATATCAGACCGAGAGTTTAATGATAGTCGCCGCCGTGGTCTACAAAGGTTCATGACCTTGGTGATTAGACATCCAGTCTTAGCAGGAGATGAGTTGGTCAGCATCTTCCTGTCAGCAAGCAGCGCA GATGTTCAAAACATGCTGCGTGATGCGTATAAAAAGACAGGTGATGAGTATCTTACCTCCCAAATGAACTTGCACGGCAAG GTGTACCTACCTGAGGACATACAGAACCATGCTGCCACTAATCGAGAGGTCATTGCAAATATCCACAGCAGTTTTAATAAACTCAGAGATGTAGCTGAGCGGATGGCTCAGCGCTCGCGGGAAAACTCATCCGATCTGCTTATGTTTGGTAAAGACCTGAG TGAACTGGGCTCAGACACATCAGACCTGCCAGTGAATGCCACAATGAGCAAAGCATGGAAAACACAGAGGAAGTCACTTGTAGAGATGTCAGGAGAATTTGGTCTTCTTGCCGACAAAGCTGCACACCAG GGCAGCAGAGAGGAGGATGAGGTGGTGGAGAAACTCAATCTTCTCCTTGAACAGCTGCAGTCATATAAA GACTTGTGTAACCGTCATGACAGCGGTGTGTTACTAGAGCATCAGAGAGCATTTGAAAAGCGCGGTGGGCCTGTGGCTACACACTTAAAGTACCAGAACAGCTTTGAGCAGTCAGAGTCTCGACTCACAcag CAGGAGAACACAATTATCACCATGGAGATGAGGGGATATTTCTCCCTTTTGTGTCTGCATCAAGAAACCCAGCTGGTCTTCACTTATCTGCCACTTGTGACTTCAATACTGGGGACATTTGTCCACTCACAAATACAAGGGCACAAAGAG ATGGGTGATGTGTGGGGTGACCTTCATCCAAAACTGAAGGATCTGTTTGAAAGTGCTAATGAAGCCTCCTCTCGCTcttcttctcaaacacacacctcCAGAGGACAGAAGACTTGTGCCATCATTGGGCCTGCACAACCAGGACAGCAAATATGA
- the LOC113051314 gene encoding IQ domain-containing protein E-like isoform X1, translated as MSVVAGEIVTEEEVEDLAEDSLCSSYVSDTEKKLRKKKVSARPPPSPRSPYLNSASLPLKRAPVALWRTVKGTQLQNCKTPPAGTPKDVWLHLQNDGQGTLSKSPKGVDYSVTQTSISMTSTPEYLKEALGMKKPKYSRSASNGYVPGTPDYKEKEDMYDEIIDLKKTIQSQKSESDKMKAKLRRLEEENAKKDRQIEQLLNPTKDPEYARGLVDGKNDPRSIINGLKQRILRLEQQCKEKENALSRLQSDLKTTNMQEMKITVKTYFEEVQRLTALLESTERSNKAESKNIRRQNKNLSATVLKLTNTVQHLENENQDLKKELTQEEMNMMESPVCRAKGYMDWSKQRLVRRILELEKRVGEVTKASNSLKSPDHKGAQSESTNQSDSVNTEMEPSAITENDAHLRETVKKLEEDKKELEGKLTQKDEEIKQLSAEKDKSLKEVKNMLKEQIRGHEKLMQTHRQEMGTLTIEISCLKEKLEEERKLRSLQDPSQVQGGSLSLTHTEPLSSSAVMPIEKNRAAKIIQTHWRSHRTQDLVLLQSCLRGHLIRQRQLDGQRQADPRTVPVSMSQSGMNSQAVQEEEVTLLQSVFRAHLKRSTLAMDRVSALTHSSSSTHQKKPYLSSSPPLLHRGSSQAMFTNRTQTSDLKIHQHQPGNEIPKTIDSDDSDDIIVSPSKPLRKEKK; from the exons ATGTCTGTAGTAGCTGGAGAAATTGTCACTGAAGAAGAGGTAGAGGATCTG GCAGAGGACAGTCTGTGTAGCAGCTATGTGTCCGACACTGAAAAG AAATTGAGAAAAAAGAAAGTTTCAGCCAGACCACCTCCTTCTCCTA ggtCACCATACCTGAACAGTGCAAGCTTGCCTCTAAAGAGAGCTCCCGTAGCATTGTGGAGGACGGTGAAAGGGACACAGCTCCAAAACTGTAAAACCCCTCCGGCTGGTACACCGAAGGATGTCTGGCTGCACTTACAGAACGATGGACAAG GAACATTGTCAAAGTCGCCAAAAGGAGTGGATTACAGTGTCACACAGACCAGCATCTCCATGACCAGCACACCCGAATACTTGAAGGAGGCCTTAGGAATGAAAAAGCCTAAATATTCCCGCTCTGCATCCAACG GTTATGTTCCAGGGACCCCAGACTACAAAGAGAAGGAGGATATGTATGATGAAATAATTGATCTAAAAAAG ACCATCCAATCCCAAAAGAGTGAATCGGACAAGATGAAAGCCAAGCTACGCCGTCTTGAAGAAGAAAACGCTAAGAAAGACAGACAAATCGAGCAGCTGTTGAATCCAACAAAG GACCCAGAGTATGCTAGAGGTTTAGTCGACGGAAAGAATGATCCAAGATCT ATCATTAACGGACTGAAACAGAGGATTCTACGATTGGAGCAGCAGTGCAAAGAAAAAGAGAATGCCTTAAG TCGGCTTCAGAGTGACCTCAAAACCACCAACATGCAGGAAATGAAGATCACAGTAAAAACCTACTTTGAAGAG GTTCAAAGATTAACAGCACTTTTAGAGTCTACTGAAAGAAG TAATAAGGCAGAGAGCAAAAACATCAGGCGGCAAAACAAGAATCTTAGTGCAACGGTTCTGAAACTCACAAACACTGTTCAACACCTGGAGAACGAGAACCAGGACCTCAAAAAAGAATTGACACAAGAAGAGATGAACATGATGGAGAGCCCTGTGTGCCGGGCCAAGG GTTATATGGATTGGAGTAAACAGAGACTTGTGCGACGAATCCTGGAGCTTGAAAAG AGAGTCGGGGAGGTCACCAAAGCATCAAACTCACTGAAGAGCCCAGACCATAAAGGCGCTCAATCAGAATCGACCAATCAGAGTGATTCTGTCAACACAGAGATGGAGCCATCTGCGATTACAGAGAACGATGCACATTTGAGAGAAACAGTTAAGAAACTTGAAGAAGATAAAAAGGAACTAGAGGGAAAACTAACCCAGAAAGA TGAGGAGATAAAGCAGTTGTCTGCTGAGAAGGATAAGAGTCTGAAAGAGGTCAAAAACATGCTGAAGGAACAAATCAGAGGGCATGAGAAACTGATGCAAACACATag GCAGGAGATGGGCACACTGACCATagaaatcagctgtttgaaagagAAACTAGAAGAAGAGAGAAAACTGAGATCATTACAAGATCCAAGTCAG GTTCAGGGTGGTTCTTTGTCGTTAACACATACAGAGCCATTGTCATCGTCAGCAGTCATGCCGATAGAGAAGAACAGAGCAGCTAAGATCATCCAGACACACTGGCGCTCCCACCGAACACAG GATCTAGTTCTTTTACAGTCCTGTCTCAGAGGGCATCTAATAAGGCAGAGGCAGTTAGATGGACAGAGGCAAGCGGACCCAAGAACCGTCCCTGTTTCCATG AGCCAATCAGGTATGAACTCTCAGGCTGtacaggaagaggaagtgacTCTGCTGCAATCTGTCTTTAGGGCTCATCTCAAACGCAGCACTCTGGCGATGGACAG GGTGTCTGCATTGACACACTCTTCATCTTCCACTCATCAGAAAAAGCCGTATCTCTCCTCCTCCCCTCCTCTGCTGCACAGAGGCTCCTCACAAGCCATGTTTACTAACAGAACGCAAACCTCAG
- the LOC113051314 gene encoding IQ domain-containing protein E-like isoform X2 — protein MSVVAGEIVTEEEVEDLAEDSLCSSYVSDTEKKLRKKKVSARPPPSPRSPYLNSASLPLKRAPVALWRTVKGTQLQNCKTPPAGTPKDVWLHLQNDGQGTLSKSPKGVDYSVTQTSISMTSTPEYLKEALGMKKPKYSRSASNGYVPGTPDYKEKEDMYDEIIDLKKTIQSQKSESDKMKAKLRRLEEENAKKDRQIEQLLNPTKDPEYARGLVDGKNDPRSIINGLKQRILRLEQQCKEKENALSRLQSDLKTTNMQEMKITVKTYFEEVQRLTALLESTERSNKAESKNIRRQNKNLSATVLKLTNTVQHLENENQDLKKELTQEEMNMMESPVCRAKGYMDWSKQRLVRRILELEKRVGEVTKASNSLKSPDHKGAQSESTNQSDSVNTEMEPSAITENDAHLRETVKKLEEDKKELEGKLTQKDEEIKQLSAEKDKSLKEVKNMLKEQIRGHEKLMQTHRQEMGTLTIEISCLKEKLEEERKLRSLQDPSQVQGGSLSLTHTEPLSSSAVMPIEKNRAAKIIQTHWRSHRTQDLVLLQSCLRGHLIRQRQLDGQRQADPRTVPVSMSQSGMNSQAVQEEEVTLLQSVFRAHLKRSTLAMDRKSRISPPPLLCCTEAPHKPCLLTERKPQT, from the exons ATGTCTGTAGTAGCTGGAGAAATTGTCACTGAAGAAGAGGTAGAGGATCTG GCAGAGGACAGTCTGTGTAGCAGCTATGTGTCCGACACTGAAAAG AAATTGAGAAAAAAGAAAGTTTCAGCCAGACCACCTCCTTCTCCTA ggtCACCATACCTGAACAGTGCAAGCTTGCCTCTAAAGAGAGCTCCCGTAGCATTGTGGAGGACGGTGAAAGGGACACAGCTCCAAAACTGTAAAACCCCTCCGGCTGGTACACCGAAGGATGTCTGGCTGCACTTACAGAACGATGGACAAG GAACATTGTCAAAGTCGCCAAAAGGAGTGGATTACAGTGTCACACAGACCAGCATCTCCATGACCAGCACACCCGAATACTTGAAGGAGGCCTTAGGAATGAAAAAGCCTAAATATTCCCGCTCTGCATCCAACG GTTATGTTCCAGGGACCCCAGACTACAAAGAGAAGGAGGATATGTATGATGAAATAATTGATCTAAAAAAG ACCATCCAATCCCAAAAGAGTGAATCGGACAAGATGAAAGCCAAGCTACGCCGTCTTGAAGAAGAAAACGCTAAGAAAGACAGACAAATCGAGCAGCTGTTGAATCCAACAAAG GACCCAGAGTATGCTAGAGGTTTAGTCGACGGAAAGAATGATCCAAGATCT ATCATTAACGGACTGAAACAGAGGATTCTACGATTGGAGCAGCAGTGCAAAGAAAAAGAGAATGCCTTAAG TCGGCTTCAGAGTGACCTCAAAACCACCAACATGCAGGAAATGAAGATCACAGTAAAAACCTACTTTGAAGAG GTTCAAAGATTAACAGCACTTTTAGAGTCTACTGAAAGAAG TAATAAGGCAGAGAGCAAAAACATCAGGCGGCAAAACAAGAATCTTAGTGCAACGGTTCTGAAACTCACAAACACTGTTCAACACCTGGAGAACGAGAACCAGGACCTCAAAAAAGAATTGACACAAGAAGAGATGAACATGATGGAGAGCCCTGTGTGCCGGGCCAAGG GTTATATGGATTGGAGTAAACAGAGACTTGTGCGACGAATCCTGGAGCTTGAAAAG AGAGTCGGGGAGGTCACCAAAGCATCAAACTCACTGAAGAGCCCAGACCATAAAGGCGCTCAATCAGAATCGACCAATCAGAGTGATTCTGTCAACACAGAGATGGAGCCATCTGCGATTACAGAGAACGATGCACATTTGAGAGAAACAGTTAAGAAACTTGAAGAAGATAAAAAGGAACTAGAGGGAAAACTAACCCAGAAAGA TGAGGAGATAAAGCAGTTGTCTGCTGAGAAGGATAAGAGTCTGAAAGAGGTCAAAAACATGCTGAAGGAACAAATCAGAGGGCATGAGAAACTGATGCAAACACATag GCAGGAGATGGGCACACTGACCATagaaatcagctgtttgaaagagAAACTAGAAGAAGAGAGAAAACTGAGATCATTACAAGATCCAAGTCAG GTTCAGGGTGGTTCTTTGTCGTTAACACATACAGAGCCATTGTCATCGTCAGCAGTCATGCCGATAGAGAAGAACAGAGCAGCTAAGATCATCCAGACACACTGGCGCTCCCACCGAACACAG GATCTAGTTCTTTTACAGTCCTGTCTCAGAGGGCATCTAATAAGGCAGAGGCAGTTAGATGGACAGAGGCAAGCGGACCCAAGAACCGTCCCTGTTTCCATG AGCCAATCAGGTATGAACTCTCAGGCTGtacaggaagaggaagtgacTCTGCTGCAATCTGTCTTTAGGGCTCATCTCAAACGCAGCACTCTGGCGATGGACAG AAAAAGCCGTATCTCTCCTCCTCCCCTCCTCTGCTGCACAGAGGCTCCTCACAAGCCATGTTTACTAACAGAACGCAAACCTCAG